The following coding sequences are from one Triticum dicoccoides isolate Atlit2015 ecotype Zavitan chromosome 4A, WEW_v2.0, whole genome shotgun sequence window:
- the LOC119286628 gene encoding LOB domain-containing protein 36-like, with protein sequence MSSSNSPCAACKLLRRKCTQGCVFAPYFPPDQPAKFANVHKVFGASNVSKLLNEIPVAQREDAVNSLAYEAEARLRDPVYGCVAYISVLQLKIKQVREEIANARKELAGYIGQAAYAPVVPVQHPHAQYAAAGMGLVQPHPHPHQQMAMQQQQHPYHQQQIAEAQHLAAVVEVARAGQQQQQQQQHHHQHQQHEMMMMRQTYANVHGGAAAGPTVAVEPPQQAAAYDGTAPFLIQQQASPSALTYRMEEPSPPPQSSGHSHVDMSHAPQQQRHQHTDGSDEGSGGAPTA encoded by the coding sequence ATGTCGTCGTCGAACTCGCCGTGCGCGGCGTGCAAGCTGCTGAGGCGCAAGTGCACGCAGGGGTGCGTGTTCGCGCCCTACTTCCCGCCGGACCAGCCGGCCAAGTTCGCCAACGTGCACAAGGTGTTCGGCGCCAGCAACGTCTCCAAGCTGCTCAACGAGATCCCCGTGGCGCAGCGGGAGGACGCCGTCAACTCGCTCGCCTACGAGGCCGAGGCGCGCCTGCGCGACCCCGTCTACGGCTGCGTCGCCTACATCTCCGTCCTCCAGCTCAAGATCAAGCAGGTGCGCGAGGAGATCGCCAACGCGCGCAAGGAGCTCGCCGGCTACATCGGCCAGGCAGCCTACGCGCCCGTCGTCCCCGTGCAGCACCCCCACGCGCAGTACGCCGCCGCCGGCATGGGCCTCGTCCAGCCCCACCCGCACCCGCACCAGCAGATGgcgatgcagcagcagcagcacccgtACCACCAGCAGCAGATCGCCGAGGCGCAGCACCTGGCGGCCGTCGTCGAGGTGGCGCGCGccgggcagcagcagcagcagcagcagcagcatcaccaccagcaccagcagcacgagatgatgatgatgCGCCAGACCTACGCCAACGTCCACGGCGGGGCCGCCGCCGGGCCAACGGTGGCCGTCGAGCCTCCCCAGCAGGCCGCGGCCTACGACGGCACCGCCCCGTTCCTCATCCAGCAGCAAGCGTCGCCTTCCGCCCTGACCTACCGCATGGAGGAGCCGTCCCCGCCGCCGCAGTCCTCGGGCCACTCCCACGTCGACATGTCCCACgcgccgcagcagcagcgtcatcaGCACACGGACGGCAGCGACGAGGGGAGCGGGGGCGCCCCGACGGCCTGA
- the LOC119286630 gene encoding protein OSB1, mitochondrial-like, producing MLRSLAAAAARSPAAAAWRRLLHHGRGIGGGEEAESMAYRMSMLRAPPVARKKDIVSSNSCSLIGRLNAPVRLHRNSSEEDPKAYTFLCVTPSSASSSTSANFHVTLQMKGAMANVCLKHLKYNDLVHVSGLLNSYHKVSGTGEKYMCYKIHVKELNYVHDPKKPRNDKDSVDPASTPSADSQTLEEIKYRERLRLWQVFFASPYEWWDNRQYKPYASCPDFKHKDTREQLWLHPDDPPWVRKQLELIDQQTAESGRRDGRGRLTNPRWNTQDFNYSDECDDDEQDTQRQANG from the exons ATGCTGcgatccctcgccgccgccgccgcgcgctcgCCGGCGGCCGCCGCGTGGCGGCGCCTCCTCCACCATGGCAGAGGCATCGGCGGAGGGGAGGAGGCGGAGAGCATGGCGTACCGCATGTCGATGCTGCGGGCTCCTCCTGTCGCGCGTAAGAAGGATATTGTCAGCTCCAACTCGTGCAGCCTCATCGGCCGCCTCAACGCGCCGGTGCGCCTGCACCGGAACAGCTCCGAGGAGGACCCGAAGGCTTACACCTTCCTCTGCGTTACGCCCTCTTCCGCGTCCTCGTCGACCTCTGCCAACTTCCA TGTGACATTGCAGATGAAGGGCGCTATGGCAAATGTGTGCCTGAAGCATTTGAAGTACAATGACCTTGTACATGTATCTGGTCTTCTGAACTCTTATCATAAAGTCAGTGGAACTGGTGAGAAGTATATGTGCTATAAG ATCCACGTCAAGGAACTGAATTACGTTCATGATCCTAAGAAGCCTAGGAATGATAAAGACTCGGTAGATCCGGCATCAACACCATCTGCGGATA GTCAAACACTTGAAGAAATCAAGTACAGAGAAAGGCTTCGTCTGTGGCAGGTCTTCTTTGCCAGCCCTTACGAGTGGTGGGATAACCGGCAATACAAACCATATGCCAGTTGCCCTGATTTTAAGCACAAGGACACCCGTGAGCAGCTATGGCTTCATCCAGATGACCCTCCTTGGGTAAGAAAGCAGCTCGAATTGATTGACCAGCAAACAGCAGAGAGTGGTCGCAGGGATGGCAGAGGGCGCTTGACAAACCCAAGATGGAACACTCAAGACTTCAACTACTCTGACGAATGTGACGATGATGAGCAGGACACACAAAGGCAGGCGAATGGATGA
- the LOC119286629 gene encoding protein tas-like isoform X2 codes for MTFGEQSTEKESHDMLSYSFDQGINILDTVEIYPIQPKEETQGRTDLYVGRWMKSKPRDKVILATKVSGYSDRTFLRDNAEMVRVDAPNIKESVEKSLSRLSTDYIDLLHIHWPDRYVALYGEFSYDSTKWRPSVPFEDQLKALQELIDEGKVRYIGVSNETSYGVMRVVQAAKLHGLPKIVSIQNGYSLLVRCSFEVDLAEVCHPNNCNIGLLAYSPLGSGVLTGKYLDDSCGNSKSFRLNLFPGYMQRYNAPLAKEATKEYLKVAKKHRLTPVQLALGFVRDRPFTASTIIGATTMDQLKENIEAFTSAPRPLPPQVLDDIETVFKRYRDPAVL; via the exons ATGACCTTTGGAGAACAAAGCACAGAGAAGGAATCACATGATATGCTATCTTATTCTTTTGATCAGGGCATCAACATACTCGACACCGTAGAAATT taCCCAATTCAACCCAAGGAGGAGACTCAAGGGAGGACTGATCTATATGTAGGCAGGTGGATGAAATCCAAGCCACGAGATAAA GTAATTTTGGCCACCAAAGTTTCTGGTTATTCAGATCGCACTTTTCTTCGGGACAATGCAGAAATGGTGCGTGTTGATGCTCCAAATATAAAGGAAAGTGTCGAAAAGAGCCTTTCACGCTTATCTACAGACTACATTGATTTGCTTCACATACACTG GCCAGATAGGTATGTGGCACTATATGGCGAATTCAGTTATGATTCAACTAAATGGAGGCCAAGCGTCCCATTTGAGGATCAGTTGAAAGCTCTTCAGGAACTAATTGATGAAGGAAAG GTACGATACATCGGCGTTTCCAATGAAACCTCGTACGGGGTAATGCGGGTTGTACAGGCTGCAAAGCTTCATGGACTTCCGAAGATTGTGAGCATCCAGAACGGTTACAGTCTACTTGTGAGATGCAGCTTCGAAG TTGATCTTGCTGAGGTTTGCCACCCAAACAACTGCAACATTGGGCTGCTCGCCTACTCCCCGCTCGGCAGCGGTGTTCTGACCGGAAAGTATCTGGATGATAGCTGTGGCAACAGCAAGAGTTTCAGGCTAAATCTCTTCCCTGGATACATGCAGCGCTACAACGCCCCTCTGGCTaag GAAGCAACGAAGGAATACCTCAAGGTCGCGAAGAAGCATCGGCTAACTCCGGTCCAGCTTGCCCTGGGCTTCGTCCGTGACCGCCCATTCACAGCTAGCACCATCATCGGAGCGACCACCATGGATCAGCTGAAGGAGAACATCGAAGCGTTCACCAGCGCTCCACGGCCTCTGCCGCCACAAGTTCTTGATGACATTGAGACTGTTTTCAAGAGATACAGAGACCCAGCAGTCCTCTAG
- the LOC119286629 gene encoding protein tas-like isoform X1, producing MMLSSFAAISSSSGNDLSGLGARQSRRWHRRRVRSRVRSAQEPAKLQYRKLGDSDLLISEITLGTMTFGEQSTEKESHDMLSYSFDQGINILDTVEIYPIQPKEETQGRTDLYVGRWMKSKPRDKVILATKVSGYSDRTFLRDNAEMVRVDAPNIKESVEKSLSRLSTDYIDLLHIHWPDRYVALYGEFSYDSTKWRPSVPFEDQLKALQELIDEGKVRYIGVSNETSYGVMRVVQAAKLHGLPKIVSIQNGYSLLVRCSFEVDLAEVCHPNNCNIGLLAYSPLGSGVLTGKYLDDSCGNSKSFRLNLFPGYMQRYNAPLAKEATKEYLKVAKKHRLTPVQLALGFVRDRPFTASTIIGATTMDQLKENIEAFTSAPRPLPPQVLDDIETVFKRYRDPAVL from the exons ATGATGCTATCCTCGTTTGCGGCAATCTCCTCATCCTCTGGAAATGACTTATCAGGGTTGGGTGCCCGACAGTCCCGACGatggcaccggagacgcgtccgcaGCCGAGTTCGGTCCGCGCAGGAACCGGCGAAGTTGCAGTACAGGAAGCTGGGAGATTCAGATCTCCTTATCAGCGAGATAACTCTTGGAACA ATGACCTTTGGAGAACAAAGCACAGAGAAGGAATCACATGATATGCTATCTTATTCTTTTGATCAGGGCATCAACATACTCGACACCGTAGAAATT taCCCAATTCAACCCAAGGAGGAGACTCAAGGGAGGACTGATCTATATGTAGGCAGGTGGATGAAATCCAAGCCACGAGATAAA GTAATTTTGGCCACCAAAGTTTCTGGTTATTCAGATCGCACTTTTCTTCGGGACAATGCAGAAATGGTGCGTGTTGATGCTCCAAATATAAAGGAAAGTGTCGAAAAGAGCCTTTCACGCTTATCTACAGACTACATTGATTTGCTTCACATACACTG GCCAGATAGGTATGTGGCACTATATGGCGAATTCAGTTATGATTCAACTAAATGGAGGCCAAGCGTCCCATTTGAGGATCAGTTGAAAGCTCTTCAGGAACTAATTGATGAAGGAAAG GTACGATACATCGGCGTTTCCAATGAAACCTCGTACGGGGTAATGCGGGTTGTACAGGCTGCAAAGCTTCATGGACTTCCGAAGATTGTGAGCATCCAGAACGGTTACAGTCTACTTGTGAGATGCAGCTTCGAAG TTGATCTTGCTGAGGTTTGCCACCCAAACAACTGCAACATTGGGCTGCTCGCCTACTCCCCGCTCGGCAGCGGTGTTCTGACCGGAAAGTATCTGGATGATAGCTGTGGCAACAGCAAGAGTTTCAGGCTAAATCTCTTCCCTGGATACATGCAGCGCTACAACGCCCCTCTGGCTaag GAAGCAACGAAGGAATACCTCAAGGTCGCGAAGAAGCATCGGCTAACTCCGGTCCAGCTTGCCCTGGGCTTCGTCCGTGACCGCCCATTCACAGCTAGCACCATCATCGGAGCGACCACCATGGATCAGCTGAAGGAGAACATCGAAGCGTTCACCAGCGCTCCACGGCCTCTGCCGCCACAAGTTCTTGATGACATTGAGACTGTTTTCAAGAGATACAGAGACCCAGCAGTCCTCTAG